From the genome of Leptolyngbya sp. FACHB-261, one region includes:
- a CDS encoding glycosyltransferase → MEPIFVDGRQPQIRQGIWSVADIFISLADNIQETFGLTPVEAMAAGLPVVVAGWDGYQDTVRHEVDGFRIPTLMPPAGCGLDLAVGYHDDSLNYSTYVGHASMMTAVDIDACAQALATLFTQPELRQRLGANGRQRAREVYDWRVVIAAYENFWQELAELRAAASSTAPCAPGMPANPLCDDPCQLLAHYPTQSLKPAQVLHLGAMATPEKLQLLRTTWMTNFGSSKRSSNAVIDQVLTAITNLGSLTVEEILQRYGGTEPASQTSLYRTLGYLLKFDVLCVKSNLECQLSEKEYLS, encoded by the coding sequence ATGGAGCCAATTTTTGTCGATGGTCGGCAACCGCAAATTCGTCAAGGGATCTGGTCGGTTGCAGATATTTTTATCTCCCTGGCTGACAACATTCAGGAAACTTTCGGCCTGACACCTGTTGAAGCAATGGCGGCTGGTTTGCCGGTGGTGGTCGCAGGTTGGGATGGTTACCAGGATACGGTGCGCCACGAGGTTGATGGCTTCCGGATTCCCACCCTAATGCCACCGGCTGGTTGTGGTTTGGATCTGGCTGTCGGTTACCACGATGACAGCCTGAATTACAGTACCTATGTCGGTCACGCCAGCATGATGACTGCTGTGGATATTGATGCTTGTGCTCAGGCTTTAGCAACTCTGTTTACCCAACCGGAACTGCGTCAGCGTTTAGGAGCTAATGGTCGTCAACGGGCCCGTGAAGTTTATGACTGGCGAGTGGTGATTGCGGCCTACGAAAACTTCTGGCAAGAGCTAGCCGAACTGCGAGCCGCCGCCTCTTCTACGGCCCCGTGCGCTCCAGGTATGCCGGCCAATCCTCTCTGCGATGACCCCTGCCAACTGCTAGCCCATTATCCCACTCAGAGCTTAAAGCCAGCGCAGGTTTTGCACTTAGGGGCGATGGCAACGCCGGAGAAGTTGCAGCTGCTGCGTACAACCTGGATGACCAATTTCGGCTCTAGCAAGCGCTCCTCCAATGCCGTTATTGATCAAGTGTTGACTGCCATTACTAATTTGGGCTCTCTAACCGTAGAGGAGATTCTACAGCGTTATGGCGGCACAGAGCCTGCCAGTCAAACTTCTCTGTATCGCACGTTGGGCTATTTGTTGAAGTTTGATGTTCTGTGTGTGAAGAGCAATCTTGAATGTCAACTTTCTGAAAAGGAGTACCTCTCATGA
- a CDS encoding response regulator: MMMPDMDGRAVLQRLKVNSTTNQIPAILVTAKVQSSDRKSFAELDVVAVFAKPFRPLKLADEVTTVLAGLGSAPKL, encoded by the coding sequence ATGATGATGCCCGATATGGACGGACGCGCTGTTCTTCAACGTTTAAAAGTAAATTCCACAACCAATCAAATCCCGGCCATTTTGGTAACTGCTAAGGTCCAATCTTCGGATCGCAAAAGCTTTGCTGAACTGGATGTTGTTGCTGTCTTCGCCAAGCCCTTTCGTCCCTTGAAATTGGCTGATGAGGTCACCACAGTATTAGCTGGATTAGGATCAGCTCCAAAGCTATAA
- a CDS encoding DUF4864 domain-containing protein, with translation MPITDADRAAIRSVIQGQLEAFGRDDSAAAFAFASPEIQDQFRTPGNFIRMVKTAYQPVYRPRSVLFEDLTLMQGFPTQQVLLLSAEGKLVMALYLMQKQINGGWRIAGCQLMPRASDLDE, from the coding sequence ATGCCAATTACTGATGCTGATCGAGCTGCTATTCGCTCCGTGATCCAGGGGCAGCTAGAAGCCTTTGGTCGAGACGATTCAGCAGCGGCCTTTGCTTTTGCCAGTCCAGAGATTCAAGATCAATTTCGAACACCCGGCAATTTTATTCGGATGGTCAAAACAGCTTATCAGCCAGTTTATCGGCCTCGATCCGTTCTGTTTGAAGACCTAACCCTGATGCAGGGATTTCCAACCCAGCAGGTTTTGCTATTGAGTGCGGAAGGTAAATTAGTGATGGCACTCTACTTAATGCAGAAGCAGATCAATGGCGGTTGGCGTATTGCTGGTTGCCAGCTCATGCCCCGCGCGAGCGACTTAGATGAGTGA
- the lexA gene encoding transcriptional repressor LexA, producing MESLTGPQRQLLEWLSDYVNQNRHSPSIRQMMKAMGLKSPAPVQRRLEHLRDKGYIAWEEGRARTIRLLRSTATEGLPIKGAIVAGGPVEPFHDLGDVEHLNFSDLMIQPDCYALRVVGDSMIEDLIAEGDVVVLRPTTEPDQLRNGTIVAAFVEGYGTTLKRFRRQGAQITLEPANPKYKPIVASAEQVQVQGVVVGVWRGYGQ from the coding sequence ATGGAATCTCTGACTGGACCCCAGCGGCAACTTCTAGAGTGGCTCTCTGACTACGTAAACCAAAACCGTCATTCGCCCTCAATCCGCCAGATGATGAAAGCAATGGGGCTCAAGTCTCCGGCCCCAGTACAGAGGCGTCTGGAGCATCTGCGAGATAAGGGCTATATAGCTTGGGAAGAAGGCCGTGCCCGCACTATCCGGTTGCTGCGCTCCACAGCCACTGAAGGTTTACCGATCAAAGGGGCAATTGTCGCAGGGGGGCCTGTTGAGCCCTTCCATGATCTGGGCGATGTTGAGCATCTCAATTTCTCAGATTTGATGATTCAGCCCGATTGTTATGCTCTGCGTGTAGTCGGGGACAGCATGATCGAAGACTTGATCGCCGAGGGCGATGTCGTAGTGCTGCGTCCCACCACAGAACCTGATCAATTACGCAACGGCACGATTGTGGCTGCTTTCGTGGAAGGCTATGGCACAACACTCAAGCGTTTCCGTCGCCAAGGCGCACAGATCACGCTCGAACCGGCTAACCCCAAATATAAACCCATTGTTGCGTCTGCTGAACAGGTGCAGGTGCAGGGCGTGGTTGTAGGCGTCTGGCGCGGTTATGGTCAGTAA
- a CDS encoding EamA family transporter, protein MVWFVLASLTAVLESLRDAFSKKGLRDVDEYILVWSLKFFTLPFLSLLLPFSGIPTLQPSFWVALLVSGGLNVVAFLLYIKAIKNSDLSLAVPMVAFTPLFLLVTSPLIVGEFPTWIDLIGILLIVVGSYVLNLKTNRQENRWAYWAPFQALWQEKGARLVLLVAFIWSITSNFDKIGVQSSNAVFWLIASNSLIALVMLPIIFYRSKGSLQQISQNLKALLPIGLFDALAAVCQMTAISLTLVAHVIAIKRTSVLFSVLWGHLFFEEPGLQARLAGASIMVVGVAVITLL, encoded by the coding sequence ATGGTCTGGTTCGTTCTGGCCTCGCTTACAGCAGTTCTAGAATCACTGAGGGATGCCTTTAGTAAGAAAGGCTTGAGAGATGTTGATGAATATATTCTTGTCTGGTCTCTCAAGTTTTTTACGCTGCCTTTCTTGAGTTTATTATTGCCTTTCTCAGGCATCCCCACCCTGCAACCCTCGTTCTGGGTTGCGCTTCTAGTGAGCGGGGGGCTGAATGTTGTTGCCTTTCTGCTCTATATCAAAGCGATTAAGAACTCGGATCTGTCTCTGGCCGTTCCAATGGTTGCTTTCACACCTCTCTTTCTCTTGGTGACTTCACCCCTGATCGTCGGTGAGTTTCCAACCTGGATCGATCTGATCGGTATCCTATTAATTGTGGTTGGCTCTTATGTGCTCAACCTGAAAACTAACCGCCAAGAAAACCGCTGGGCTTACTGGGCACCGTTCCAGGCCCTATGGCAAGAAAAGGGCGCACGGTTGGTGTTGCTTGTCGCCTTTATTTGGAGCATTACCTCAAATTTTGACAAGATTGGTGTGCAGAGTTCTAACGCTGTTTTCTGGTTGATTGCCAGTAATAGCTTGATCGCTCTGGTCATGCTGCCCATCATCTTTTACCGATCCAAAGGCAGCCTCCAACAAATTTCGCAGAATCTGAAAGCCCTACTGCCAATCGGGCTGTTTGATGCTTTAGCTGCCGTTTGCCAAATGACTGCGATCAGCTTAACTTTGGTCGCTCACGTCATTGCGATCAAGCGCACCAGCGTTCTGTTCAGTGTGCTTTGGGGGCACTTATTCTTTGAAGAGCCTGGCCTTCAGGCAAGACTTGCTGGAGCGTCAATTATGGTTGTGGGTGTTGCCGTCATCACCTTACTGTAG
- a CDS encoding glycosyltransferase family 2 protein yields MKKQLLGKAVVIFGPMADRIVFAQIVVLGLPTIVYYCIFSNLQPLLPLHLIIPTLYLLTSILVIAEATVAGFWPSSKRRHPRVEQSLQPLSTASSRIASSVVAGGRSQHTDSTVPASYGSVPRCSVIVVAYLPNEQGVILGTLRHLLNNLERPEQGLEIILAYNTPTRLPVEADLHRLAALHPELRLLLVEGSRSKAENLNAAVQIATGEMTCIIDADHRPIADCLERAWNWLRDGDYDVVQGRNVIRNYRCNLLTRLVAVEFECLYGISHPAKSLLVDTAIFGGSNGYWRTSVLRKIRFRPGMMTEDIDATLRALLAGYRIVHDRNIISTELAPLDLRSLWAQRKRWDQGWGEVSLKYQWPLWRSDKLNLGQKLYWTCLLCYRVIFQLTALQVFPMLFGLVLSGNSTPDSIQTYVLLTTILTLLSGPYQTLIALKVRSGMLRAAPAHFLFYCLALPFYAALKNTISVVALYDHIMGRTDWVVTPRGLMSFR; encoded by the coding sequence ATGAAAAAACAACTGCTGGGCAAGGCTGTCGTGATTTTTGGTCCGATGGCAGACAGGATTGTGTTCGCGCAGATTGTCGTCCTAGGTTTGCCAACGATTGTCTACTATTGCATTTTTTCCAACCTGCAGCCTTTGCTCCCTCTGCATCTAATCATTCCTACGCTTTATCTATTGACCTCGATTTTAGTCATCGCCGAAGCCACAGTTGCCGGTTTCTGGCCGAGTTCCAAGCGTAGACACCCACGGGTTGAACAGTCCCTCCAACCCCTCTCAACCGCGAGCTCCAGGATCGCTTCCAGTGTGGTGGCGGGTGGCAGAAGTCAGCATACAGACTCTACTGTGCCAGCGTCCTATGGCTCAGTTCCTCGTTGCTCAGTAATTGTTGTGGCCTACCTGCCCAATGAGCAGGGTGTCATTCTGGGAACGCTCAGGCACCTTTTGAATAACCTTGAGCGGCCAGAGCAGGGATTAGAGATTATTTTGGCCTACAACACGCCAACGCGATTACCCGTCGAGGCGGATTTGCATCGCTTGGCAGCCCTGCATCCGGAGCTTCGGTTGCTTTTGGTGGAAGGGAGCCGCTCCAAGGCTGAGAACTTGAACGCCGCCGTGCAGATAGCAACTGGTGAGATGACCTGCATCATAGATGCCGATCACCGTCCAATTGCTGACTGTTTGGAGAGAGCCTGGAACTGGTTGAGGGATGGCGACTATGACGTAGTGCAAGGGCGTAATGTCATTCGTAATTACCGTTGTAATCTTTTAACCCGCTTGGTTGCTGTTGAGTTTGAATGCCTCTATGGCATCAGCCACCCGGCTAAGTCTCTGCTAGTTGACACGGCCATCTTCGGTGGCTCCAACGGCTATTGGCGCACTTCGGTCCTTCGCAAGATCCGCTTTAGGCCGGGAATGATGACCGAGGATATCGATGCAACTCTGCGGGCATTATTAGCGGGCTATCGCATTGTTCACGACCGGAATATTATTTCCACTGAACTGGCTCCGCTTGACCTGCGTTCTTTGTGGGCTCAACGTAAGCGTTGGGATCAGGGTTGGGGAGAAGTCAGTTTGAAGTATCAGTGGCCGCTTTGGCGCTCAGATAAGCTCAATCTGGGCCAAAAACTTTATTGGACTTGCTTGCTGTGCTACCGGGTCATTTTTCAGCTGACCGCCCTCCAAGTCTTCCCCATGTTGTTTGGGCTAGTGCTCAGCGGCAACTCAACGCCTGACTCTATACAAACCTATGTTTTGCTGACAACAATCCTGACCTTGCTCAGTGGCCCTTACCAAACTCTCATCGCCCTGAAGGTCAGAAGCGGAATGCTGCGAGCTGCCCCAGCTCATTTCCTGTTCTACTGTCTTGCCCTACCCTTTTACGCTGCACTCAAAAATACGATCTCCGTTGTTGCGCTTTACGATCACATCATGGGCAGAACCGACTGGGTTGTGACGCCCCGGGGTTTGATGTCTTTTCGTTAA
- a CDS encoding CHAT domain-containing protein: MIQHEFHLSVTPVGDSRYLIRTERVAPGVPLSEELAVWPVEDWLTQAQALMGDPLLGLLRGRAPASLGALGAAEGGGSSLTGLGHELYQALFSGSVRDSWLAALGIAQHQYAGAPEDLLPRLRLRLGLKGPGLPRLPWEALHDGNRALTMVTDLTFTRYQGTFSSIARPARHPPQPLRVLMVVATPNDLADLSTEQEAEHLRLELSSQIEITLLCQPGRADLTRALEHGNYQVLHYAGHSDLGSDGGNLCLVSSQTGLTEFLSGDDLAGLLANNGVRLAVFNSCRGSHTPASQERTLAEALVKRGIPAVLAMAERIPDDVALTLSRLFYRNLTQGASVDLSLARARQGLLSSYSSSQPYWVLPVLYMHPEFDGYLLPSPIGTMATVAIPLPWPTAERPEIPAPALAASEATKTAPPLLPESLPGGHQKTSPSSGPHREAEVQPTHSSGSARSSRWRLPGLGAEAPALSGISAAVLAPRNRFSLTLAIAGAAVAAGLGLATWGTSQGNGPSAKQLMPEIPVNVAPVAPEPEAGEPPSITDSATTSDSTATYSGAIAQLLDQGKLAEAEAALNQIPANPQTAKVPAEANYLWGRLAMQAYQQRFSDYRNTGLRVARQNFQQAVEQQPGQATYLNALGFAHYSNGELMLANDAWLKALAMAEQDNSAQGRQAATLARAGVALTLMRSARDETSDTAVEAKLAQAIEQRDQVLAADKTYATPDSLPDIWLWTAPIMADWKALLKVQLL; the protein is encoded by the coding sequence GTGATCCAGCACGAATTTCATTTGTCTGTTACGCCGGTAGGCGACAGCCGCTATCTGATTCGCACAGAGCGAGTTGCCCCAGGGGTGCCTTTGTCCGAAGAGTTGGCAGTATGGCCAGTGGAAGACTGGCTGACTCAGGCGCAAGCGCTGATGGGCGATCCGCTCCTAGGATTGCTGCGCGGCAGAGCACCTGCCTCACTCGGCGCCTTAGGTGCTGCTGAGGGGGGGGGGAGTAGTTTGACCGGTTTAGGTCACGAACTGTACCAAGCCTTGTTCAGTGGCAGTGTGCGGGACAGCTGGCTGGCTGCTCTGGGGATTGCTCAGCATCAGTATGCAGGAGCGCCCGAGGATTTATTGCCTCGCCTGCGTTTACGGTTGGGGCTGAAGGGACCTGGACTGCCCCGCTTGCCCTGGGAAGCCCTACACGACGGCAACCGTGCGCTAACCATGGTCACTGATCTGACCTTTACCCGCTATCAAGGCACGTTCAGCAGCATTGCTCGTCCCGCCCGCCACCCCCCGCAGCCATTGAGGGTGTTGATGGTCGTTGCGACGCCTAATGACCTGGCGGATCTTTCTACTGAACAGGAAGCCGAGCACTTACGCCTTGAGCTAAGTAGCCAGATTGAAATTACACTTCTATGTCAACCAGGTCGGGCTGATCTCACCCGAGCGCTAGAGCACGGCAACTACCAGGTTCTCCACTATGCCGGTCATAGTGATTTAGGTTCTGATGGTGGCAATCTCTGTCTGGTTAGCAGTCAGACTGGCCTAACAGAGTTTCTGAGCGGTGATGATCTAGCTGGTCTGTTGGCTAACAATGGGGTTCGGCTGGCTGTTTTCAACTCCTGTCGGGGTAGCCATACCCCTGCCTCGCAAGAGCGCACTTTAGCAGAAGCTTTGGTGAAGCGGGGGATTCCGGCGGTGCTAGCGATGGCCGAGCGCATTCCTGACGATGTGGCCTTGACGCTCAGTCGTTTGTTCTATCGCAACCTTACGCAAGGTGCCAGTGTCGATTTGAGCCTGGCACGAGCCCGCCAAGGCTTATTGTCGAGCTACAGCTCTAGCCAGCCCTATTGGGTACTGCCGGTGCTGTACATGCATCCAGAGTTCGATGGCTACCTACTGCCCTCCCCTATCGGCACTATGGCAACTGTGGCGATCCCATTACCTTGGCCCACAGCTGAGCGACCGGAGATACCTGCGCCTGCGCTAGCTGCCAGTGAGGCAACGAAGACTGCTCCCCCATTACTGCCAGAGAGTTTGCCAGGCGGCCATCAGAAAACTAGCCCCTCTTCGGGACCCCATCGCGAAGCGGAAGTTCAACCGACCCATTCTTCAGGATCGGCTCGGTCGTCTCGCTGGAGGCTACCTGGCTTGGGAGCTGAAGCGCCAGCCCTGAGTGGTATTAGTGCTGCTGTTTTAGCGCCGAGGAATCGGTTTTCCCTGACCTTAGCGATTGCAGGTGCGGCTGTCGCTGCTGGGCTTGGGTTAGCAACTTGGGGAACGAGCCAGGGCAATGGCCCCTCCGCCAAACAGCTCATGCCTGAGATCCCAGTGAATGTGGCCCCCGTAGCTCCGGAGCCAGAAGCAGGAGAGCCCCCCTCAATTACCGATTCGGCTACAACCAGTGATTCCACAGCGACTTATAGTGGAGCGATTGCTCAGCTGCTGGACCAGGGCAAGTTAGCTGAGGCTGAAGCTGCGCTCAACCAGATTCCAGCCAATCCTCAGACAGCAAAAGTCCCAGCCGAGGCCAATTATTTGTGGGGCAGGCTAGCGATGCAGGCTTACCAGCAACGCTTTAGTGACTACCGCAACACAGGTCTTCGTGTCGCTCGTCAAAATTTCCAACAGGCAGTTGAGCAACAACCTGGCCAGGCTACCTACTTGAATGCTCTCGGCTTTGCGCATTACAGCAACGGTGAGCTGATGCTGGCTAATGATGCTTGGTTGAAAGCTCTGGCAATGGCTGAGCAGGACAACAGTGCACAAGGGCGTCAGGCTGCAACTTTGGCTCGGGCTGGAGTTGCCTTAACTCTAATGCGCAGTGCTCGCGATGAAACCTCCGACACGGCTGTCGAAGCTAAGCTCGCTCAAGCCATTGAGCAGCGAGACCAGGTTCTAGCGGCAGACAAGACCTACGCAACTCCAGATAGTCTGCCGGATATCTGGCTGTGGACGGCACCAATTATGGCTGATTGGAAGGCGCTCTTGAAAGTTCAGCTTCTCTAA
- a CDS encoding SEC59/DGK1/VTE5 family protein produces the protein MLTQWARLIFATPGEGPPLWLQVLLPALWLLLVFGLAEALNRLQKPVSSELARKTVHIGVGNVILLAWWLEVPTWLGLGAATLFAGLMGLSYRLPILRSINGVGRQSFGTLFYALSIGTLILAFWPAGLPQYAALGILVMAWGDGLAALVGQRWGKHVYKIGGMTKTLEGSLTMVLASYTVTAIVLALAQGPSLATLLLIPLPVALLAAALEMFSIKGIDNLSVPLGSALVAWGLTVALGI, from the coding sequence GTGTTGACACAGTGGGCTCGCCTCATCTTTGCCACTCCTGGAGAGGGGCCACCCCTGTGGCTCCAGGTGCTGCTGCCAGCCTTGTGGCTACTGTTGGTATTTGGCCTTGCTGAGGCGCTTAACCGCCTTCAAAAGCCTGTTAGCAGCGAGCTAGCCCGCAAAACCGTCCACATTGGCGTGGGCAATGTGATCTTGTTGGCTTGGTGGTTAGAGGTGCCGACCTGGCTAGGGCTGGGGGCCGCGACGCTATTTGCAGGTTTGATGGGCCTATCCTACCGGCTGCCGATTCTACGCAGTATCAACGGCGTGGGGCGACAAAGCTTTGGCACTCTGTTCTATGCCCTGAGCATTGGCACTTTGATCCTGGCCTTCTGGCCAGCAGGACTGCCACAGTACGCAGCGCTAGGGATCCTAGTCATGGCTTGGGGCGATGGTTTAGCAGCGCTGGTAGGGCAGCGCTGGGGTAAGCATGTTTACAAGATTGGCGGCATGACCAAGACCCTAGAGGGCTCTCTAACCATGGTCCTTGCTAGCTATACGGTTACAGCTATCGTTTTAGCTTTAGCCCAAGGACCAAGTCTCGCGACCCTACTCTTAATCCCGCTGCCAGTAGCACTTTTAGCCGCAGCCTTAGAGATGTTTTCAATCAAGGGCATTGACAATCTCAGCGTTCCCTTGGGTAGTGCTCTAGTGGCCTGGGGGTTGACAGTTGCTTTGGGAATTTAG
- a CDS encoding lipopolysaccharide assembly protein LapB yields MAPEFKGIGVAQKRRRWLVIGFVLISMVSLLGFSVAPFLPNLFDQSASVASTPQNTPADLQADLKAQERGYELVIQREPDNRTALEGLVRTRAQLGNFQGLVEPLQQLVKLSPQEPGYAVLLAQAQLRLGDQEAAASTYRDVLTRSPGEPDALNGLVGLLLQQNKPEAAVGLLQDTLKVANQQTTPAVPPPPGQAPLQPQPINKADVQWLLGNVYAAQQRYPEALQVYDQILNRDKNDFRPLVGKALVLREQGKAAESQALFDSAVALAPAAAKDQIKQLATPPAAPPATPAPSTTPPAAAPQSPAAMPPAATSPATTP; encoded by the coding sequence ATGGCACCAGAGTTCAAGGGGATTGGTGTGGCTCAGAAACGCAGACGCTGGCTGGTGATTGGTTTTGTGCTCATCAGCATGGTATCCCTTCTCGGTTTTTCTGTAGCCCCCTTCTTACCCAACCTGTTTGACCAGTCAGCTAGTGTCGCCAGTACGCCTCAAAACACGCCTGCCGATCTTCAGGCTGACCTTAAAGCTCAAGAGCGAGGCTATGAATTGGTCATTCAACGAGAGCCTGACAACCGAACAGCTCTTGAGGGATTAGTTCGCACCCGAGCGCAATTGGGCAACTTTCAGGGCTTGGTGGAGCCCCTACAGCAGCTCGTCAAACTGAGTCCTCAGGAGCCAGGTTACGCAGTCTTACTCGCTCAGGCTCAGTTGCGCTTAGGAGACCAGGAAGCAGCTGCCAGCACCTATCGGGACGTTCTAACCCGTTCGCCTGGTGAGCCAGATGCTCTCAACGGGTTAGTGGGTTTACTGCTGCAGCAAAACAAGCCAGAAGCTGCTGTTGGTCTGCTTCAAGACACCCTCAAGGTCGCCAATCAGCAGACAACACCGGCCGTACCCCCTCCTCCTGGGCAGGCCCCACTCCAACCACAGCCAATTAACAAAGCAGATGTGCAATGGCTGTTAGGCAACGTCTACGCAGCCCAGCAGCGATATCCTGAAGCCTTGCAAGTGTACGACCAGATTTTGAACCGAGATAAAAATGATTTCCGGCCTCTAGTGGGCAAGGCACTGGTTCTGCGTGAGCAGGGTAAGGCTGCAGAATCGCAGGCACTATTTGATTCTGCAGTTGCCTTAGCACCAGCAGCGGCGAAAGATCAGATCAAGCAACTGGCCACTCCGCCTGCTGCACCGCCTGCAACTCCTGCCCCTTCTACTACTCCGCCTGCTGCCGCGCCGCAGTCTCCTGCCGCTATGCCGCCTGCCGCGACATCCCCTGCCACCACGCCTTGA
- a CDS encoding ATP-binding cassette domain-containing protein, with product MLLRLEQVGRQVRDGATGNSVWLLRDLSFGLQAGECLSIVGPSGSGKTSLLRLLMRLEDPTHGQIFLEDKPLTDWPVQTVRQRLSLVFQEGRLFTGSVRDNLLYGLQLRGWSGAKLDLQLNESAALAGIPAEWLERPVEQLSRGQQQQVAIARALCVEPEILLLDEPTANLDTAKAVQLIDALVGLSLRHTMTVVLTTHQREWVSRLDGRALALQAGQLVWQGPAVDLPSNL from the coding sequence ATGCTGCTACGGCTAGAGCAGGTTGGTCGTCAGGTCCGTGATGGAGCTACGGGTAATTCAGTCTGGTTACTGCGTGATCTCAGTTTTGGCCTCCAAGCTGGCGAATGCCTGAGCATTGTTGGTCCTTCAGGATCGGGTAAAACCTCCCTACTGCGGCTGCTGATGCGTCTGGAGGATCCTACACATGGTCAGATTTTTCTAGAAGACAAACCCTTAACAGATTGGCCAGTACAAACGGTACGACAAAGGCTCAGCTTGGTTTTCCAGGAGGGACGTTTGTTCACAGGCAGTGTGCGTGACAACTTGCTCTACGGTTTGCAGCTGCGGGGCTGGAGCGGCGCTAAGTTGGATCTCCAGCTCAACGAAAGTGCGGCCTTAGCGGGTATTCCGGCAGAATGGCTAGAGCGCCCAGTTGAGCAGCTTTCCAGAGGTCAACAGCAGCAGGTGGCAATAGCACGAGCCTTATGCGTTGAGCCTGAAATTCTGCTCTTGGATGAACCAACAGCCAACCTGGACACGGCTAAAGCGGTTCAGCTGATAGATGCTCTAGTTGGTTTAAGCTTGCGCCATACGATGACAGTCGTGCTCACAACTCACCAGCGAGAGTGGGTAAGCCGCCTGGATGGGCGAGCACTGGCATTGCAGGCAGGTCAATTGGTTTGGCAGGGTCCTGCAGTTGATCTGCCATCTAACCTGTGA
- a CDS encoding ABC transporter permease, which yields MEAINPSWTDLSRSLALIGVVIGLSIWQQLGVTRDLLVATLRTVIQLVLVGFILKSVFAIDNPWAELGILLLMGSIAALEARNRLKQPVAQALPILTGSIFLASGLTLVYVTQVVIQPVIWYDPHYVIPLAGMILGNAMNAAALAAERLQATIRSQRSEIEARLVLGASPSQVCAPYIRTALKTGLIPTINSMMVVGLVSLPGTMTGQILAGADPAVAVKYQLVIIIMLAFTNATTALLVALLLAKRFFNSAWQLQCTEQI from the coding sequence GTGGAAGCCATAAACCCAAGCTGGACCGATCTGAGTCGCAGTCTGGCGCTAATCGGCGTGGTCATCGGTTTATCAATCTGGCAGCAGCTAGGAGTCACGCGAGATTTACTAGTGGCGACCCTGCGCACAGTAATTCAGCTGGTCTTAGTTGGCTTCATTCTGAAGTCAGTGTTTGCCATCGATAACCCTTGGGCAGAACTAGGCATCCTGCTGCTAATGGGTTCTATTGCTGCTTTGGAAGCTCGCAATCGATTGAAGCAGCCTGTAGCGCAAGCGCTGCCCATTCTTACAGGTTCAATTTTCCTGGCCTCTGGTCTGACTCTGGTCTACGTAACCCAGGTCGTCATTCAACCAGTTATCTGGTACGACCCTCATTACGTGATTCCATTAGCAGGAATGATCCTAGGCAATGCCATGAATGCAGCAGCTTTAGCAGCAGAGCGTTTGCAGGCAACCATCCGGAGCCAGCGTAGTGAGATTGAAGCGCGATTAGTTCTCGGGGCAAGCCCAAGTCAAGTTTGTGCTCCATACATCCGAACTGCTTTAAAGACAGGGCTAATCCCTACAATTAACTCCATGATGGTAGTAGGCTTGGTGAGTTTACCTGGAACAATGACTGGGCAGATCCTAGCAGGAGCTGATCCTGCTGTTGCTGTAAAGTATCAGCTCGTAATCATAATCATGCTGGCTTTTACTAATGCAACAACAGCGCTACTGGTCGCGTTGCTCCTAGCTAAACGCTTCTTCAATTCGGCTTGGCAGCTACAGTGCACGGAGCAAATTTAA